The following proteins are encoded in a genomic region of Shinella zoogloeoides:
- a CDS encoding ComF family protein, with the protein MGEIEADPLPAVPFRQAAARRFLALAGAALDIVYPPACAGCGVLLGSKASLCPHCWSKLALIERPYCDVLGTPFSHDLGPGILSADAIANPPPFDRLRSVALYDDLARILVQSLKYRDRTDLAPMMAGWMLRAGDGSVQAADVILPVPLHRSRLIWRKFNQAAELARAIGRLAGKPVLVDALRRTKRTRRQVGLGPRAREENVRGAFAITTAGREALFGRRVVLVDDVYTTGATVAAVTRSLKRAGVSDVTVLTFARALPGPI; encoded by the coding sequence ATGGGCGAAATCGAGGCGGATCCATTGCCGGCAGTCCCCTTCCGGCAGGCTGCCGCCCGCCGGTTTCTCGCCCTTGCCGGCGCCGCGCTCGACATCGTCTATCCGCCAGCCTGCGCGGGCTGCGGCGTGCTCCTCGGCAGCAAGGCGAGCCTGTGCCCGCATTGCTGGTCGAAGCTGGCGCTGATCGAGCGGCCCTATTGCGACGTGCTCGGCACGCCCTTCTCGCACGATCTCGGCCCCGGCATCCTCAGCGCCGACGCGATCGCCAATCCGCCGCCCTTCGACCGACTGCGCTCCGTCGCGCTTTATGACGACCTTGCCCGCATCCTCGTCCAGTCGCTGAAATACCGCGACCGCACCGATCTCGCGCCCATGATGGCGGGATGGATGCTGCGCGCGGGCGACGGCAGCGTGCAGGCCGCGGATGTCATCCTGCCCGTGCCGCTGCACCGCTCCCGCCTCATCTGGCGCAAGTTCAACCAGGCGGCCGAGCTTGCCCGCGCCATCGGAAGGCTTGCCGGCAAGCCCGTGCTTGTCGACGCGCTCCGCCGCACGAAGCGCACGCGCCGGCAGGTGGGCCTTGGCCCGCGCGCCCGCGAGGAGAACGTGCGCGGCGCCTTCGCCATCACGACCGCCGGCCGGGAAGCCCTGTTCGGCCGCCGCGTCGTCCTTGTCGACGATGTCTATACGACAGGGGCCACCGTCGCCGCCGTGACGCGCAGCCTGAAACGGGCCGGCGTCAGCGACGTGACCGTTTTGACCTTTGCAAGGGCGCTTCCCGGACCTATATGA
- the grxC gene encoding glutaredoxin 3: MASVVIYTRQFCGYCSAAKKLLETKGVAYEEHDATHAPELRQEMIQRAGRSTFPQIFINDRHVGGCDDLHALERAGELDALLAA; the protein is encoded by the coding sequence ATGGCTTCGGTCGTCATCTACACGCGTCAGTTCTGCGGCTATTGCAGCGCCGCGAAAAAACTCCTCGAGACGAAGGGCGTGGCCTATGAGGAGCATGACGCCACCCACGCGCCCGAGCTTCGCCAGGAGATGATCCAGCGCGCCGGCCGCAGCACCTTCCCGCAGATCTTCATCAACGATCGCCATGTCGGCGGCTGCGACGACCTGCATGCGCTGGAGCGCGCCGGCGAACTCGACGCCCTGCTCGCCGCCTGA
- a CDS encoding carbon-nitrogen hydrolase family protein, translating into MTVTIAAVQMCSGTDPVRNVETMRRLVREAAAKGAAYVQTPEMTGALQRDRAGLKAILRQEEDDPVVAAAAALAAELAIHVHVGSTAIALADGKVANRGFLFGPDGARICTYDKIHMFDVDLDNGESWRESAVYSPGAVARLADLPFGRLGFAICYDVRFPELFKAEAQAGAQIISVPAAFTRQTGEAHWETLLRARAIENGVYIVAAAQAGVHEDGRETFGHSMIVDPWGRVLASAGGTGEAVVLAEVDTAAVKAARDKIPNLRNGRSFSLEVTGEEPGAPAKGGVAA; encoded by the coding sequence ATGACCGTCACGATCGCTGCCGTCCAGATGTGCTCCGGGACCGATCCGGTCCGCAACGTGGAGACGATGCGGCGGCTCGTGCGCGAGGCGGCAGCCAAGGGCGCCGCCTATGTCCAGACGCCGGAAATGACCGGCGCCCTGCAAAGAGATCGCGCAGGCCTCAAGGCCATCCTGCGGCAGGAGGAGGACGATCCCGTGGTCGCCGCCGCCGCAGCGCTTGCGGCCGAGCTTGCCATTCATGTCCATGTCGGCTCCACCGCCATCGCGCTTGCCGACGGCAAGGTCGCCAATCGCGGCTTCCTCTTCGGCCCGGACGGCGCGCGCATCTGCACCTACGACAAGATCCACATGTTCGACGTCGACCTCGACAATGGCGAGAGCTGGCGCGAGAGCGCGGTCTATTCGCCGGGCGCGGTCGCGCGCCTTGCCGACCTTCCCTTCGGGCGGCTGGGCTTCGCCATCTGCTACGATGTACGCTTCCCCGAACTCTTCAAGGCCGAGGCGCAGGCCGGCGCGCAGATCATCTCTGTTCCCGCCGCCTTCACCCGCCAGACAGGCGAGGCGCATTGGGAAACGCTGCTGCGCGCCCGCGCCATCGAGAACGGCGTCTATATCGTCGCGGCCGCACAGGCGGGCGTGCACGAGGACGGCCGCGAGACCTTCGGCCATTCGATGATCGTCGATCCCTGGGGCCGCGTGCTCGCCTCTGCCGGCGGTACGGGCGAGGCTGTGGTGCTGGCTGAGGTCGACACCGCCGCCGTGAAGGCCGCCCGCGACAAGATCCCCAACCTGCGCAACGGGCGCAGCTTCAGCCTGGAAGTGACGGGCGAAGAGCCCGGCGCGCCCGCGAAGGGAGGCGTTGCCGCTTGA
- a CDS encoding DUF1178 family protein, with translation MIRYELSCDNGHAFEGWFGSADDFDRQQKMVLVSCPTCGSTHVSKRLMAPSVSTARKKQQRQELAVQTGQREMMAKLREIVSTIRANSEDVGDRFPEEARKIHYGETEQRGLVGRATADEVRDLLEEGVEVAPLPVLPDDTN, from the coding sequence TTGATCCGCTACGAACTCTCCTGCGACAACGGCCACGCCTTCGAAGGCTGGTTCGGCTCGGCGGACGATTTCGACCGCCAGCAGAAGATGGTGCTCGTCTCCTGCCCGACCTGCGGCTCGACCCACGTTTCCAAGCGGCTGATGGCGCCATCCGTCTCGACCGCCCGCAAGAAGCAGCAGCGTCAGGAACTGGCGGTGCAGACCGGCCAGCGCGAGATGATGGCGAAGCTGCGCGAGATCGTCTCGACCATCCGCGCGAATTCCGAGGATGTCGGCGACCGCTTTCCCGAGGAAGCCCGCAAGATCCACTACGGCGAGACCGAGCAGCGCGGCCTGGTCGGCCGGGCGACCGCGGACGAGGTACGCGACCTTCTCGAGGAAGGCGTCGAAGTCGCCCCCCTGCCCGTCCTGCCCGACGACACGAACTGA
- the ubiG gene encoding bifunctional 2-polyprenyl-6-hydroxyphenol methylase/3-demethylubiquinol 3-O-methyltransferase UbiG gives MSEAARTTIDQAEVDRFSAMAAEWWDPTGKFRPLHKFNPVRLTYVRDLVSAQFGRDPRSHRPLEGLRILDIGCGGGLLSEPMARMGADVLGADASEKNIGIAKAHAAGSGVPVDYRAVTAEALAEAGETFDVVLNMEVVEHVSDVDFFLGTCASMVRPGGMMFVATINRTLKAAALAIFAAENVLRWLPRGTHQYEKLVRPEEIEKPLTASGLTVTDRTGVFFNPLLNQWNLSKDMDVNYMLVARRASA, from the coding sequence ATGAGCGAGGCAGCCCGCACGACGATCGACCAGGCGGAAGTCGACCGCTTTTCCGCCATGGCCGCCGAGTGGTGGGACCCGACCGGAAAGTTCCGGCCGCTGCACAAGTTCAATCCCGTTCGCCTTACCTATGTCCGCGATCTCGTCTCCGCCCAGTTCGGCCGCGATCCGCGGTCCCATCGCCCGCTCGAAGGTCTGCGCATCCTCGATATCGGCTGCGGCGGGGGCCTGCTATCCGAGCCGATGGCGCGCATGGGGGCGGATGTGCTCGGCGCGGATGCGTCGGAAAAGAATATCGGCATTGCCAAGGCCCATGCGGCCGGCAGCGGCGTTCCGGTCGATTACCGCGCGGTGACGGCCGAGGCGCTGGCGGAAGCGGGCGAGACCTTCGACGTCGTGCTCAACATGGAAGTGGTCGAACACGTCTCCGACGTCGATTTCTTCCTCGGCACCTGCGCCTCCATGGTGCGGCCCGGCGGCATGATGTTCGTCGCCACGATCAACCGCACGCTGAAGGCGGCGGCGCTGGCTATCTTCGCGGCGGAGAATGTGCTGCGCTGGCTGCCGCGCGGCACCCATCAATACGAGAAGCTGGTGCGGCCGGAAGAGATCGAAAAGCCGCTCACGGCATCCGGCCTGACGGTGACGGACCGTACGGGCGTGTTCTTCAATCCGCTGCTCAACCAGTGGAACCTCTCGAAGGACATGGACGTGAACTACATGCTGGTCGCGCGCCGCGCGTCCGCCTGA
- a CDS encoding metallophosphoesterase family protein has translation MTASASSSRRQRLTLAADRPLIYAIGDVHGCHAALLALEARIREDAAGHPGAQPLIVYLGDYVDRGPASSAVIEHLAAERHGDGIERIALCGNHDDTFLKFIADPPRHQRWLDFGGDATLRSYGLEPSGYLDRPGGLEALGSDLRARMPARHIAFLQGLPIAARCGDRLFVHAGILPGVPLRQQEDHDMMWIREPFLSDGPGLPVTVIHGHTAGPEPVFRPGRICIDTTCYATGRLTALKVTPDGETLL, from the coding sequence ATGACCGCATCCGCCTCCTCCTCCCGCCGCCAGCGCCTCACCCTTGCCGCCGACCGGCCGCTCATCTACGCCATCGGCGACGTGCACGGCTGCCATGCCGCGCTGCTGGCGCTGGAGGCGCGCATCCGGGAGGATGCGGCCGGCCATCCGGGCGCCCAGCCGCTGATCGTCTATCTCGGCGATTATGTCGACCGCGGCCCGGCCTCAAGCGCCGTGATCGAGCATCTCGCCGCGGAACGCCATGGCGACGGCATCGAGCGCATCGCGCTCTGCGGCAACCATGACGACACGTTCCTGAAATTCATCGCCGATCCGCCGCGACATCAGCGCTGGCTCGATTTCGGCGGCGATGCGACGCTGCGCTCCTACGGGCTGGAACCGTCCGGCTATCTCGACCGCCCCGGCGGCCTGGAGGCTCTTGGCTCGGACCTTCGGGCACGCATGCCCGCCCGCCATATCGCCTTCCTGCAAGGCCTGCCGATCGCCGCCCGCTGCGGCGACCGCCTCTTCGTGCATGCGGGCATCCTGCCCGGCGTGCCGCTGCGCCAGCAGGAAGACCACGACATGATGTGGATCCGCGAGCCCTTCCTCAGCGACGGACCGGGCCTGCCCGTCACCGTCATCCACGGCCACACGGCCGGTCCCGAGCCGGTCTTCCGCCCGGGCCGCATCTGCATCGACACGACCTGCTACGCCACCGGCCGCCTGACGGCCCTGAAGGTCACGCCCGACGGCGAGACGCTTCTCTAG
- a CDS encoding mannose-1-phosphate guanylyltransferase/mannose-6-phosphate isomerase — MSSKIVPVIMAGGKGTRLWPLSRASAPKQFLEFLGETTLFQKSLARVSDKALYEPPVIVTNSDFRFLVAEQARAVDMALTSILLEPVARNTAPALAAAATLIARVHGSDAIMQVLASDHEIDADATYFDCIAKAAAAARTGRLVTFGITPKEPATGYGYIEIGEEIGNGAHAVRRFVEKPDHDNAAAMLATGGYLWNSGMFMLPVGHFLRELQQYAPEVLNAASEAVAKAQHDLDFERLDAEAFARAPDISVDYAIFEKTPIAAVVPSPISWSDLGSWDSVWKTGQRDEAGNVADGSTTVLDTRNSLVISRDIHVAVQGLENVAVVASEDAVYVGRLEDSQNVGRLVKHLAALPKTAKLTETHPTSYRPWGGYTSVLNGERFQVKRLFVTPGKRLSLQKHHHRSEHWIVVRGTAEVTIGDRTIPLRENESVYIPQGEMHRLANPGKILLELIEVQTGSYLGEDDIIRIEDEFGRG; from the coding sequence ATGAGCAGCAAGATCGTACCCGTCATCATGGCCGGCGGAAAAGGCACCCGCCTCTGGCCCCTGTCGCGCGCTTCGGCGCCCAAGCAGTTCCTCGAATTCCTCGGGGAAACGACGCTCTTCCAGAAGTCGCTGGCGCGGGTTTCCGACAAGGCGCTTTACGAGCCGCCGGTCATTGTCACCAACAGCGATTTCCGTTTCCTTGTCGCCGAGCAGGCGCGGGCGGTCGACATGGCGCTGACCTCCATCCTTCTTGAGCCAGTGGCACGCAACACAGCGCCCGCGCTTGCCGCCGCCGCGACGCTGATCGCCCGTGTCCATGGCAGTGACGCGATCATGCAGGTGCTCGCCTCCGACCATGAGATCGACGCCGATGCGACCTATTTCGACTGCATCGCCAAGGCGGCGGCCGCTGCCCGCACCGGGCGCCTCGTGACCTTCGGCATCACGCCCAAGGAGCCGGCGACCGGCTACGGCTATATCGAGATCGGCGAGGAAATCGGCAACGGCGCCCATGCGGTGCGCCGCTTCGTCGAGAAGCCGGACCACGACAACGCCGCCGCCATGCTGGCGACGGGCGGCTATTTGTGGAATTCCGGCATGTTCATGCTGCCGGTCGGCCATTTCCTGCGCGAGTTGCAGCAATATGCCCCCGAGGTGCTGAACGCGGCGAGCGAAGCGGTCGCCAAGGCGCAGCACGACCTCGATTTCGAGCGGCTGGACGCCGAGGCCTTCGCCCGCGCGCCGGATATTTCCGTCGACTACGCCATCTTCGAGAAGACGCCGATTGCCGCCGTCGTGCCTTCGCCGATTTCCTGGTCCGATCTCGGCAGTTGGGATTCCGTGTGGAAGACCGGCCAGCGGGACGAAGCGGGCAATGTCGCTGACGGCAGCACGACGGTTCTCGACACGCGCAATTCGCTGGTGATCTCTCGCGATATCCATGTTGCCGTGCAGGGGCTGGAAAATGTCGCGGTCGTCGCCAGCGAGGATGCCGTCTATGTCGGGCGGCTGGAGGACAGCCAGAATGTCGGCAGGCTGGTGAAGCATCTCGCGGCGCTGCCGAAGACGGCCAAGCTGACGGAGACGCATCCGACCTCCTACCGCCCCTGGGGCGGCTATACGTCGGTGCTGAACGGCGAGCGCTTCCAGGTCAAGCGCCTGTTCGTGACGCCCGGCAAGCGGCTGTCGCTGCAGAAGCATCATCACCGCTCGGAGCACTGGATCGTCGTGCGCGGCACCGCCGAGGTGACGATCGGCGACAGGACGATCCCGCTGCGCGAGAACGAGTCGGTCTATATTCCGCAGGGCGAGATGCACCGGCTCGCCAATCCGGGCAAGATCCTGCTGGAGCTCATCGAGGTCCAGACCGGCTCCTATCTCGGCGAGGATGATATCATCCGCATCGAGGACGAGTTCGGCCGCGGCTAG
- a CDS encoding F0F1 ATP synthase subunit epsilon, whose translation MADSFNFELVSPERLLVSGSVSEVVIPATEGEMTVMANHAPTMTTIKPGIVTVKTADGKKDRYVVFGGFADIIPTGCTLLAESAVHVDEFNNDDITRRIEAVRKELDHVKTDDQKFGIETYLAELTTLQGIVMPV comes from the coding sequence ATGGCTGACAGTTTCAACTTTGAACTCGTTTCCCCCGAGCGCCTGCTGGTTTCCGGCAGCGTCAGCGAAGTCGTCATCCCGGCGACCGAGGGCGAGATGACCGTCATGGCCAACCATGCGCCGACCATGACGACGATCAAGCCGGGCATCGTCACCGTGAAGACGGCCGACGGCAAGAAGGACCGCTACGTGGTCTTCGGCGGTTTCGCCGATATCATTCCGACCGGCTGCACGCTGCTCGCCGAATCGGCGGTCCATGTCGACGAATTCAACAACGACGACATCACGCGTCGTATCGAGGCTGTCCGCAAGGAGCTCGACCACGTGAAGACGGACGACCAGAAGTTCGGCATCGAGACCTATCTCGCCGAGCTGACGACGCTCCAGGGCATCGTGATGCCGGTCTGA
- the atpD gene encoding F0F1 ATP synthase subunit beta — protein MAKAATPKDTAAAKKPAASKTVTAAAPAAAATKASATAAKAKAPAAKAAATKASAPVAAGATGRVTQVIGAVVDVAFDGALPLILNALETDNNGNRLVLEVAQHLGENTVRTIAMDSTEGLVRGQPVTDTGAPISVPVGDETLGRIMNVIGEPVDEAGPLVTKAKRAIHQDAPAYVEQSTEAQILVTGIKVVDLLAPYAKGGKIGLFGGAGVGKTVLIMELINNVAKAHGGYSVFAGVGERTREGNDLYHEMIESGVNKHGGGEGSKAALVYGQMNEPPGARARVALTGLTIAEDFRDKGQDVLFFVDNIFRFTQAGSEVSALLGRIPSAVGYQPTLATDMGQMQERITTTTKGSITSVQAIYVPADDLTDPAPATSFAHLDATTVLSRSIAEKGIYPAVDPLDSTSRMLDPMVVGEEHYEVARKVQTTLQRYKALQDIIAILGMDELSEDDKLAVARARKIERFLSQPFFVAEVFTGSPGKLVALEDTIKGFKGLVNGEYDHLPEAAFYMVGSMEEAIEKAKKLAAEAA, from the coding sequence ATGGCTAAGGCAGCTACCCCGAAGGACACCGCAGCGGCGAAGAAGCCGGCTGCGAGCAAGACGGTAACGGCGGCGGCTCCGGCCGCAGCGGCAACCAAGGCTTCGGCCACTGCCGCCAAGGCAAAGGCACCGGCCGCGAAGGCTGCTGCGACCAAGGCTTCGGCTCCGGTCGCAGCCGGCGCAACCGGCCGCGTTACCCAGGTTATCGGCGCCGTCGTTGACGTCGCCTTCGACGGCGCTCTGCCGCTCATCCTGAACGCGCTGGAAACTGACAACAACGGCAACCGCCTCGTTCTCGAAGTCGCCCAGCATCTCGGTGAAAACACCGTCCGCACGATCGCCATGGACTCGACCGAAGGTCTCGTTCGCGGCCAGCCGGTCACCGACACGGGCGCTCCGATCTCCGTTCCGGTCGGCGACGAGACCCTCGGCCGCATCATGAACGTCATCGGCGAGCCGGTCGATGAAGCCGGTCCGCTCGTCACCAAGGCCAAGCGCGCCATCCACCAGGACGCTCCGGCCTATGTCGAGCAGTCGACGGAAGCGCAGATCCTCGTCACCGGCATCAAGGTCGTCGACCTTCTCGCTCCCTACGCAAAGGGCGGCAAGATCGGCCTCTTCGGCGGCGCAGGCGTCGGCAAGACCGTTCTCATCATGGAACTGATCAACAACGTCGCCAAGGCGCACGGTGGTTACTCGGTGTTCGCAGGCGTGGGTGAACGTACCCGCGAAGGCAACGACCTTTACCACGAAATGATCGAATCGGGCGTGAACAAGCACGGCGGCGGCGAAGGCTCCAAGGCCGCCCTCGTTTACGGCCAGATGAACGAACCGCCGGGCGCCCGCGCTCGCGTCGCCCTGACGGGTCTGACGATCGCTGAAGACTTCCGCGACAAGGGTCAGGACGTTCTGTTCTTCGTCGACAACATCTTCCGCTTCACGCAGGCAGGTTCGGAAGTGTCGGCTCTGCTCGGCCGTATCCCGTCGGCCGTGGGCTATCAGCCGACGCTCGCCACGGACATGGGCCAGATGCAGGAACGCATCACCACCACGACCAAGGGTTCGATCACCTCGGTTCAGGCCATCTACGTTCCCGCCGACGACTTGACCGACCCCGCGCCGGCAACCTCGTTCGCCCACCTCGACGCCACGACCGTTCTGTCGCGCTCGATCGCCGAAAAGGGCATCTACCCGGCCGTTGACCCGCTCGACTCCACGTCGCGCATGCTCGACCCGATGGTTGTCGGTGAAGAGCACTACGAAGTCGCCCGTAAGGTCCAGACGACCCTGCAGCGCTACAAGGCTCTCCAGGACATCATCGCGATCCTGGGCATGGACGAACTGTCGGAAGACGACAAGCTGGCCGTTGCCCGCGCCCGCAAGATCGAGCGCTTCCTGTCCCAGCCGTTCTTCGTCGCCGAAGTCTTCACCGGTTCGCCGGGCAAGCTCGTCGCTCTCGAAGACACGATCAAGGGCTTCAAGGGCCTCGTCAACGGCGAGTACGACCATCTTCCGGAAGCTGCCTTCTACATGGTCGGCTCCATGGAAGAAGCCATCGAGAAGGCCAAGAAGCTGGCTGCCGAAGCTGCTTGA
- a CDS encoding F0F1 ATP synthase subunit gamma, whose product MPSLKDLKNRIASVKATQKITKAMKMVAAAKLRRAQEAAEAARPYSQRMSAVLANIAQAVGQDDSAPRLMTGTGKDDVHLLVVCTAERGLCGGFNSQIARLARDHTRKLLASGKTVKIICVGKKGFDILRREFASLIIDRVDLREVKRIGFTNADEIGRKVIGLFEQGEFDVCTLFYSEFKSVIAQIPTALQLIPASAPAAAAETTGATAIYDYEPDAGAILGDLIPRNISVQIFRALLENVAGEMGAKMSAMDNATRNAGEMINKLTLNYNRQRQAQITKELIEIISGAEAL is encoded by the coding sequence ATGCCTTCACTTAAGGATCTGAAAAACCGGATCGCCTCCGTCAAGGCGACGCAGAAGATCACCAAGGCGATGAAAATGGTCGCCGCGGCGAAGCTTCGGCGTGCCCAGGAAGCGGCCGAGGCCGCCCGGCCCTATTCGCAGCGCATGAGCGCCGTTCTCGCCAATATCGCCCAGGCTGTCGGCCAGGACGATTCGGCGCCGCGCCTGATGACCGGCACGGGCAAGGACGATGTCCACCTGCTCGTCGTCTGCACGGCCGAACGCGGCCTGTGCGGTGGCTTCAACTCGCAGATCGCGCGTCTGGCGCGTGACCATACCCGCAAGCTTCTGGCGAGCGGCAAGACGGTCAAGATCATCTGCGTGGGCAAGAAGGGCTTCGATATCCTGCGTCGCGAATTCGCTTCGCTGATCATCGACCGCGTCGACCTTCGCGAAGTCAAGCGCATTGGCTTCACCAATGCCGACGAGATCGGCCGCAAGGTCATCGGTCTCTTCGAGCAGGGCGAATTCGACGTCTGCACGCTGTTCTATTCCGAGTTCAAGTCGGTTATCGCGCAGATCCCGACCGCGCTCCAGCTCATCCCGGCCTCCGCTCCGGCGGCAGCTGCCGAGACGACCGGCGCAACGGCGATCTACGACTACGAGCCGGACGCCGGCGCGATCCTCGGCGACCTCATCCCGCGCAACATTTCGGTGCAGATCTTCCGGGCGCTGCTCGAGAACGTCGCCGGCGAAATGGGCGCCAAGATGAGCGCCATGGACAACGCGACCCGCAATGCTGGTGAGATGATCAACAAGCTGACGCTCAACTACAACCGTCAGCGCCAGGCTCAGATCACCAAGGAACTCATCGAAATCATCTCGGGCGCCGAAGCGCTCTAA
- the atpA gene encoding F0F1 ATP synthase subunit alpha — translation MDIRAAEISAILKDQIKNFGKEAEVSEVGQVLSVGDGIARVYGLDNVQAGEMVEFPGGIRGMALNLESDNVGVVIFGSDRDIKEGDTVKRTGAIVDVPVGPELLGRVVDALGNPIDGKGPINAKQRARVDVKAPGIIPRKSVHEPMSTGLKAIDALIPVGRGQRELVIGDRQTGKTAIILDTILNQKAIHDNGPDGDKLYCVYVAIGQKRSTVAQFVKVLEERGALQYSIIVAATASDPAPMQYLAPFAGCAMGEYFRDNGKHALIGYDDLSKQAVSYRQMSLLLRRPPGREAYPGDVFYLHSRLLERAAKLNDDMGAGSLTALPVIETQGNDVSAFIPTNVISITDGQIFLETDLFYQGIRPAVNVGLSVSRVGSSAQIKAMKQVAGSIKGELAQYREMAAFAQFGSDLDAATQRLLNRGARLTELLKQPQFSPLKTEEQVVVIFAGVNGYLDKLPVAQVGKFEQGLLGYMRSEGKAILDTIRTDKAISDDTKGKLKAALDAFAKTFG, via the coding sequence ATGGATATCCGCGCCGCGGAAATTTCCGCAATTCTCAAAGATCAGATCAAAAACTTCGGCAAAGAGGCGGAAGTCTCGGAAGTCGGCCAGGTGCTTTCCGTCGGTGACGGTATCGCCCGCGTTTACGGCCTCGACAATGTCCAGGCCGGTGAAATGGTGGAGTTCCCCGGCGGCATCCGCGGCATGGCGCTGAACCTGGAAAGCGACAACGTCGGTGTCGTTATCTTCGGTTCGGACCGTGACATCAAGGAAGGCGACACCGTCAAGCGTACGGGCGCTATCGTTGACGTGCCGGTCGGTCCGGAACTGCTCGGCCGCGTCGTCGACGCGCTCGGCAACCCGATCGACGGCAAGGGCCCGATCAATGCCAAGCAGCGCGCACGCGTCGACGTCAAGGCTCCGGGCATCATCCCGCGCAAGTCGGTTCATGAGCCGATGTCGACCGGCCTCAAGGCCATCGACGCCCTGATCCCGGTCGGCCGCGGCCAGCGCGAGCTCGTCATCGGCGACCGCCAGACCGGCAAGACCGCCATCATTCTGGACACGATCCTGAACCAGAAGGCCATCCACGACAACGGCCCGGACGGCGACAAGCTGTACTGCGTCTACGTCGCTATCGGCCAGAAGCGTTCGACCGTCGCCCAGTTCGTGAAGGTTCTCGAAGAGCGCGGCGCTCTCCAGTACTCGATCATCGTTGCTGCCACCGCGTCCGACCCGGCGCCGATGCAGTATCTCGCACCGTTCGCCGGCTGCGCGATGGGCGAATACTTCCGTGACAACGGCAAGCACGCCCTCATCGGCTATGACGACCTTTCCAAGCAGGCCGTTTCCTACCGCCAGATGTCGCTGCTGCTGCGCCGCCCGCCGGGCCGTGAAGCTTACCCGGGCGACGTCTTCTACCTGCATTCGCGTCTCCTCGAGCGCGCTGCAAAGCTCAACGACGACATGGGCGCTGGCTCGCTGACGGCTCTGCCGGTCATCGAAACCCAGGGTAACGACGTTTCGGCGTTCATCCCGACCAACGTGATCTCGATCACCGACGGCCAGATCTTCCTTGAAACGGACCTGTTCTACCAGGGTATCCGCCCGGCCGTTAACGTCGGTCTGTCGGTTTCCCGCGTGGGCTCGTCCGCACAGATCAAGGCGATGAAGCAGGTTGCCGGCTCGATCAAGGGCGAGCTTGCCCAGTATCGCGAAATGGCAGCCTTCGCCCAGTTCGGCTCGGACCTCGACGCCGCGACGCAGCGCCTGCTCAACCGCGGTGCACGCCTGACCGAACTCCTGAAGCAGCCGCAGTTCTCGCCGCTGAAGACGGAAGAGCAGGTCGTCGTGATCTTCGCCGGCGTCAACGGCTACCTCGACAAGCTTCCGGTCGCACAGGTCGGCAAGTTCGAGCAGGGCCTGCTCGGCTACATGCGTTCCGAGGGCAAGGCTATCCTCGACACGATCCGCACGGACAAGGCCATCAGCGACGACACGAAGGGCAAGCTCAAGGCTGCTCTCGACGCCTTCGCCAAGACCTTCGGCTGA
- a CDS encoding F0F1 ATP synthase subunit delta, translating into MPVADTSQLVSGVAERYASSLFDLAQEAGSADSVGADLARFQALIDESDDLKRLIASPVFSAEDQTKAIAAVAAKAGITGLVANFLKVVASNRRLFAVPGMIKAYRVIAARARGEITADVTSAHALTAAQENELKAALKGVTGKDVAVAVTVDPSILGGLIVKVGSRQIDTSLRTKLSTLKLALKEVG; encoded by the coding sequence GTGCCCGTGGCAGACACATCCCAGCTTGTTTCCGGTGTTGCAGAAAGATACGCGTCTTCGCTTTTCGACCTCGCTCAGGAAGCCGGTTCGGCTGACAGTGTCGGTGCCGATCTCGCCCGTTTCCAGGCGTTGATCGACGAAAGCGACGACCTGAAGCGGCTGATCGCCAGCCCTGTCTTCTCCGCCGAAGATCAGACCAAGGCCATTGCCGCCGTCGCCGCCAAGGCCGGCATTACGGGTCTCGTGGCAAACTTCCTCAAGGTGGTTGCGTCCAATCGTCGCCTTTTCGCCGTTCCCGGCATGATCAAGGCGTACCGCGTCATCGCGGCCCGCGCCCGCGGCGAAATCACGGCCGACGTCACCTCGGCCCATGCGCTGACCGCAGCGCAGGAAAACGAATTGAAGGCGGCGCTGAAAGGCGTCACCGGCAAAGACGTGGCGGTTGCCGTCACCGTGGATCCGTCCATTCTCGGTGGTCTGATCGTCAAGGTGGGATCGCGCCAGATCGACACGTCCCTTCGCACCAAACTCTCTACTCTTAAGCTTGCACTGAAAGAGGTCGGCTGA